In Armatimonadota bacterium, a single genomic region encodes these proteins:
- a CDS encoding 3D domain-containing protein, whose translation MFAYAGQPKEEGIETISETKSLKSETVYEFSRQVGLGRMVKVRDGKDGSITKVFKLMKKDGKIVGKELIREEKIDAVPTTYRLGNGGYNASRGTGTFKPKKVLSMRASAYDPGPHSNGKWSGTTTLGIRPTYGIVAVDPRVIPLGSILFVEGYGFAYAADTGSAIRGNRIDLCMNSVAQCYQFGRKTVKVHVLGKK comes from the coding sequence ATGTTCGCTTACGCAGGACAACCGAAAGAGGAAGGTATTGAAACGATCTCGGAGACGAAGTCTCTGAAATCAGAAACGGTATACGAGTTTAGCCGTCAGGTAGGACTCGGGCGTATGGTCAAAGTACGCGATGGTAAAGACGGTTCCATCACTAAGGTCTTCAAGCTCATGAAGAAGGATGGCAAGATCGTCGGGAAGGAGTTGATCCGAGAAGAGAAGATCGACGCTGTGCCTACCACTTACCGACTTGGTAACGGAGGCTATAATGCTAGCCGAGGAACCGGAACATTTAAGCCAAAGAAGGTGCTCTCAATGCGAGCTTCGGCTTACGATCCGGGCCCACATTCCAACGGAAAGTGGTCAGGAACGACTACACTGGGCATTCGACCGACTTATGGCATTGTTGCCGTTGATCCACGCGTGATTCCGCTAGGTTCAATCCTATTCGTCGAAGGCTATGGCTTTGCCTATGCTGCCGATACCGGTAGTGCAATCCGTGGAAATCGAATTGACCTCTGTATGAACTCGGTAGCGCAGTGTTACCAGTTCGGACGCAAGACCGTAAAGGTCCACGTCCTCGGTAAAAAGTGA
- the rsmA gene encoding 16S rRNA (adenine(1518)-N(6)/adenine(1519)-N(6))-dimethyltransferase RsmA, producing the protein MNLADRGELVGFLRKHGISADKSLGQHFLCAPSVVKGIVDAAGSYKTCLEVGPGPGILTSFLAKRAEQMVAVEFDERMIALLADSAPSCAAIHGDALKVDMRELLATTPHPRALVSNMPYYITGPLLERFAGIRDCFDVAVLMMQKEVGIKIVAGPGERERGALSVMLQTQFEITKLLKVPPGSFMPPPKVESVVLRMIPRQVDLPLAFEKVVRAGHSQPRKTLINCLAATFRLDRPVVQAAVEAAGLTENARGFELTEAQWVKLSEVIEGQPWSESVAKP; encoded by the coding sequence GTGAATCTCGCCGATCGTGGCGAGCTTGTTGGCTTCCTTCGGAAGCACGGCATCAGTGCCGACAAGAGTTTGGGGCAGCACTTCTTGTGCGCCCCAAGCGTTGTTAAGGGCATCGTGGATGCGGCAGGGTCTTACAAAACCTGCTTAGAGGTCGGTCCAGGTCCAGGAATTCTAACCTCATTTTTGGCGAAAAGAGCCGAGCAGATGGTCGCCGTCGAATTCGACGAGCGCATGATTGCTTTGCTTGCCGATTCAGCACCATCCTGCGCGGCGATACATGGGGATGCGCTAAAGGTGGATATGCGCGAGCTGCTCGCCACTACTCCGCATCCGCGGGCGCTTGTTTCGAATATGCCGTATTACATCACCGGACCGTTGCTAGAGCGGTTCGCGGGGATACGCGATTGCTTTGACGTTGCAGTTCTGATGATGCAGAAGGAAGTTGGCATCAAGATTGTTGCTGGGCCGGGCGAGCGAGAGCGCGGCGCGCTGAGCGTGATGCTTCAGACTCAGTTCGAAATCACGAAGTTGTTGAAGGTCCCACCGGGATCGTTTATGCCGCCTCCTAAGGTGGAATCGGTGGTTCTGAGGATGATTCCGCGCCAAGTGGACCTTCCGTTGGCGTTTGAAAAGGTGGTGCGAGCAGGTCACAGTCAACCTCGAAAGACGCTGATCAACTGCCTCGCTGCAACCTTTCGGCTAGATCGACCGGTCGTTCAGGCGGCGGTCGAAGCAGCGGGACTGACAGAAAATGCCCGGGGATTTGAACTTACCGAGGCCCAGTGGGTCAAACTCTCGGAAGTCATCGAGGGTCAGCCATGGAGCGAATCAGTAGCGAAACCGTAA
- the queG gene encoding tRNA epoxyqueuosine(34) reductase QueG encodes MERISSETVKACALELGFSTVGVAPALPIPEALATYHAWLAEGFGADMAYLENHKALKQHPENLLEGCESVIAVTLNYYQPPPPGEGKIARYALGRDYHKVLRSKLNRLARRIEQDHPESRQRACIDSAPILDRAYASLAGLGWFGKNTMLIDSKRGSWFFIGLLLSTVPYELDEPSVGGCGSCRACIDACPTGAIKLLGDRYQVDSRSCISYQTIENRGDLTADTDGWLFGCDVCQEVCPFNQPRSSQPLRADLTSESDFLMPLAERVRAATNEAEWGLATQSSPIRRAGYLGWVRNREGKITS; translated from the coding sequence ATGGAGCGAATCAGTAGCGAAACCGTAAAAGCGTGCGCGCTGGAGCTTGGCTTTTCGACGGTTGGTGTTGCGCCCGCTTTGCCGATTCCTGAAGCGTTGGCAACGTACCATGCTTGGCTTGCTGAAGGGTTTGGTGCGGACATGGCGTACCTGGAGAACCACAAGGCGCTGAAGCAGCATCCTGAGAACCTGCTAGAAGGGTGCGAGTCGGTCATCGCGGTGACTCTGAACTATTACCAGCCGCCGCCTCCTGGAGAAGGGAAGATCGCGCGGTATGCGCTCGGGCGTGATTACCATAAGGTTTTGCGCTCGAAGCTGAACCGCTTGGCTCGCAGGATTGAGCAGGATCACCCGGAAAGTCGACAGCGGGCATGCATAGATTCTGCTCCGATTTTAGATCGAGCGTATGCGAGTCTGGCTGGACTCGGCTGGTTCGGAAAGAACACGATGCTCATTGACTCGAAGCGGGGAAGTTGGTTCTTCATAGGATTGCTCTTGTCGACAGTTCCTTATGAGCTTGATGAGCCCAGCGTCGGCGGATGCGGGAGCTGCCGGGCATGTATTGACGCCTGCCCAACTGGAGCGATCAAGTTACTAGGGGATCGCTACCAAGTGGATTCTCGGAGCTGCATCAGCTACCAGACAATCGAAAATAGAGGAGATCTGACCGCCGATACGGATGGGTGGCTGTTTGGCTGCGATGTTTGTCAGGAGGTTTGTCCGTTTAACCAGCCTCGATCTTCTCAGCCGTTGCGGGCTGACTTGACATCGGAAAGCGACTTTTTGATGCCGCTGGCCGAGCGAGTTCGGGCGGCAACAAATGAAGCTGAATGGGGTCTTGCCACCCAAAGTTCCCCTATTCGGCGAGCAGGCTATCTTGGCTGGGTGCGAAACCGCGAAGGAAAAATTACCTCATGA